In Schizosaccharomyces osmophilus chromosome 1, complete sequence, the genomic window ATACCATACAGAAGAGTCGGAAACTGTGCCCCCAGGTCAATCCAACGCCTCGGTTCGCTCTAATTATAGCTTATCCAACTTTGTTCAGAGATTCATGAGCCCTTCTACGGTGAGCAGTTATATTGCGTCTATAGGACTAAAGAAGTGTGAACACAATTTCATCACTCGAACAGCAAACTTATTAAGTCGGCCGATTAAAAATAAGACTGTTTTAATCGAGGTGTACTCTACAGATGACAGTTTTCAGGAGCACTGCGTGGCTGAATTTCAAGCAATCACAGACCAAAATGGATACTTTATATTAAAAGAGGCAATTCCGTACTTCAAAACGAGGAACAACAAGTTTTCAGTGAAAGCCATTGCCGTTGGTCCTTTAACAACAACCGAACAAGCTCGCGCTGTGTTGAATGAGGTTCCCGTTTTGAGCCGTACAGGTGTTTCCATCATTTCTGATATAGACGACACAGTGAAAAATACGAGGGTAGTGGAAGGGTCGAAGAAAGTAGCCGAAAACACCCTTTTAGCACCTTTAAACAGTCAACACATAGACGGCGTTTCCGACTGGTTCCGTATTATGACAAATTTAGGAGCTACTTTACATTTTGTAAGCAACTCTCCTTGGCAGCTTTGGCCTATGCTTTCCGAATTTTTTGATACCAGCAATATACCGCTCATTTCCTCATTACAGTTGAGACATTTTAGCAGTGTTATACAAAACCTGGTCGAGCCTGCGGCCCAACGCAAACGTGAGGCACTTTTACATACCATACGAAATCTTGGTGATCGAAAGTTGCTTTTGGTTGGTGACAATGGAGAGCAAGATTTGGACATCTATGCAGAAATATCAACGTGCTTCCCTGATCGGGTGCTGGGTATTTTTATTCGCGACGTGCAAACCGATTTTCATGGGAAAGAGCGATTTCAAGGTACGAATGATTGTAGCCGTGTTGATCTTGCTAGTACTACGgaaagaaagcaaagtaAGGGAAAAGAGATTGCCGACAAATTGAAACCTAGAAAGCTGCAGAAAGATGTGGATGTTGAACACGCTTCAGAGTACTAccaattggaaaaagagCAGGGGACGGAGCCCTCGACGCTTCAATTGCATCGGTACTTTACGTACCGAATCTTCGTGGAGGATAAGAATACAGGGTATCGAAAACCCAAGACACAAGTAGAGCATGTGGTGACAAGGCTGCCAAATGTTCATTATCTTACACCGTACTCGAGTACCAAATACTCGAATGGAGCGATTCAGGACTGGTATATTCAATTGGCGCGTGCACGAGGACAGGTTGCAGAAAAGATTCCTATAGTGATGTGGAGGAAGGGCGAGGAGTGTGTTTCATTTACAAAGAAGTTGAGTGATGAGCATTTATAGGGGTAGAGGAGAGGCAGTTGAATTGTGGTTTGGCAAAAGAGAGAAACGACATATGTTTGATTTGATGACCATCTCATAAACGAAACGGATTTATAGCAAGAAATGATGATTGATGTATGGAATACGGATTTTAGTAAGAATCATAAATGAATTCATAATATGGATGATAGATTGAAAGTAtggaaaagagaaatatcTATGGATTTGGAAAGTGTAGAAAGAGAGGAAAATGGATGGATGGGACGGGATGTTTACTAACGCAGTGGAAGGAGGGATGATAGGGAGGGCAAACGAAGGGAAAGGAGAGAGAAGCCCTAACCtagagaagaagaatgtGACTGTTTCTTGACACGACACAAACCTTGAAAGGAGGAGAAGATGAATTTCACCAGACCCACGACACAAAATGAAGTTCTCCAGGAATGTATCCGACTCTCGCCGCAAGCAGAGAAAGGCCCACTTTGCCGCCCCTTCCTCTGTTCGCCGTGTGTTGATGTCTGCTCCTCTTTCTAAGGAACTTAGAGAGCAATACAACATCCGCTCCCTTCCTGTTCGTCGTGATGACCAAGTCGCCGTTGTCCGTGGATCCAACAAAGGTCGTGAGGGCAAGATTACTTCTGTCTACCGTAAGAAGTTCCTCTTGCTTATCGAGCGTGTGACTCGTGAAAAGGCCAACGGAGCCTCTAGCCCTCTTGGTATTGATGCCTCCAAGGTTGTGATCAACAAGCTTCACCTTGACAAGGACCGTAAGAACTTGATTCTTCGCAAGGGTGGTAAGGTCGagtaaattttataaaatggATTTATTTAGCACTGGACCGTACATGGGGGGACGTTGACGGTAGTAGAGAGTAAATTGTAGGGAAATTGGAGAGTAGATTGAAGTgtagaaaaggaaatagTGCAGGTTTATCTTGgtggaaaaagcaaactactttttttgtcatAAACGTCCTGCGCAGAAGAATGCCTTTCTGCAGACCATGCTAGATGAACGGATGGGTAGTTTGGTTTGAAGAGAGGGGACATGCAATTGAGGAGAGTAAGAGTATGAAtgtttaaaaaagcaagtatCAGAAAGGCGAGTGAAAAGtagttgaagaattgaGTTTCGTAAGGAGGAATTTTAGGAGGAAAATAataggaaaataaaaataaaagaataaaaataaaaataaaagagaaagaaaaataaaggagaaataaaaaatttctaCAAGGAAGACTGAGATTTGGTAGTGAAGTATAGTATGTAAGAAAAGgtgtttattttccttttatagAAAATTACAATGTCAATGTTTGTATGGCAGCGATGTCTCGTCcaacttttaattttatttaaatgTCAACATTCATTCATCCAGCTCTtcctctctctctctctctctctaTGTCTTTGCCCGTCCCTTCCCTCCTCCACTACGTGCTTGCCGCTCATACGGCATCCCAGGGCATCCCAGGACACTAACACAACCAGCCAAGATATCCAGACATCCAGATTGCAATCAATCAGCGATGCTAGAATTCAAGAGGCGATAGAgataaacaaagcaaaaacaaaaacaaaaaaaaacctcGAAAAGTGCaagaaaatctttttcaatgcatgatgattcttttcatttttcatttttcttcaagaaaacaTCAAGGAACCCTCGTTAGGAAACCTCGACAGGACTAGCACTCAATACGAAGGAAGCCATCCTCACAAACATCTACTATAGCACGACACCACACAGCACACCCCTCCCCCCACCTGACTCTCGAAAGAGAACGCGAGATAACAAAAGTTTGTATTCATAGTTCGCTGTCGTGGTTCATATCatgcaaaggaagaaagaagataGCAAGCCATGCGTCACGTGGATACGCAAtgggttttcttttgtatctAGAGCAAAACGTTTAGATAAACATGAACTTTACACGTGGTTTTGATTGCAAGAGGTGATATTCTTCTACACGACCAAGTCACAACCAATTGATCGCTAAAGctggttcttttttttttttgcttgtttttgctagtttttgtttgtttttgtttgtttttttgctttgttaTCGTCATTCCATGTTATTGTGAGAGTAGAACGATTAAAGAATGGaatgaatagaaaagaaaggataaTTTAACTGTGtcggtttgtttacatttgaTAGAGGATCGCTTGCGTCTTAATCACTCGTGTTTGGATAATCACCTGCTCGACATGCTCTTCATGAAAACTGTAAGTTTGTTTATCgggtttgttttgtctATCTTATCCTATTTGATTTGTGTTTCCCCTCCCATATGCTATGGGGTAAACTTAGCCTGTTTTGGCTGATAAACTCCATCCAGAGACGAAGGagacgaagaaaataagaCATAAAAGGCGAGGTTCGCTCCTTTGAATACAAACAAGTATCTCGAGTGTGTCTTGGAATTCATCCTttagatttctttttattatcctttaaatttcttcttattatccttttgtatttctgatttttactttttacttttttttttcttttttcttccctttCCATCACATGTTGAgtctatttctttcttttctcctctagttttatttccatctctttttttttttttctctctcttcttttatttttctttctttcgtcTAAAGATTCCTCCTTACGAAACTTAATTCTTCAACTACTTTTCACTCGTCTTTCCCATGGCTTCCACCCTTGATGCCTCGATTTCCTCGTCCATCAACATCTCCTCCCCCTCCCATGGAGGACTGGGCGAGGAAATCCATGCCTCCGAGTCCTCTACCTCTCTAAATTCCGTCAAACAATCCAACAAGGATGCCAATGTCAATGCTTATCCcatcaaagacaaagacaaaaaggGAGAAATCTCTTCTCGCTCTTCCGACGATATCGAAAAGGGTGACATCGTCGAAGGTGAATATGTCGACCTTGAAAACGATTCCCCCTATCCAGAAGTTCGTGCCTCCGTTCCCTCTACCGATGATCCTTCAATGCGTTGTAATACCATCCGTATGTGGACCATCGGTTTCCTCTTTGCTACTGTCGGTTCCGCCGTCAATATGTTCTTCTCTCTCAGAAACCCTCCAGTCACCATCACTGTCCTCATCGCTCAACTCGTCGCCTACCCTTGTCTCAAGGGTTGGGACCTCATCTTCCCCGACCGCCAATTTCGCATTGGCCGTCTCcgtttcaatttcaaaccTGCTCCCTTCAATATGAAGGAACATACCCTCATTGTAATCATGTCTTCCGTCTCCTTTGGTAGTGCTTATTCCACAGACATTATCCTTTCTCAACGCGCTTTTTATAAGCAACGCTTCGGTTTCGGTTATGAAATCTGTCTTACTCTCGCTACCCAACTCATCGGCTATGGGCTTGCAGGTGTTTCCCGTAAAATCTTGGTTCGTCCTGCCAGCATGGTTTGGCCCAGCAACCTTGTCAACTGTGCCCTTATGAAAACTTTGCATTTACCCAGCAAGGTTGCTCACCTCAAAAGCGCAAATGGCTGGAACATTTCTGCTTATCGTTTCTTTCTCATCGCCTTCGCAGgttgctttttttggaCTTGGTTCCCTAATTACATCTTTACCGccctttctctttttgcttGGGTCACTTGGATTAAACCCAAAAGTCCCGTTGTTAACCAACTTTTTGGTGAAAGTACCGGTATCTCCTTAATTCCCATCACCTTTGACTGGAACTCCATCAGTGGCTATCTGAGCTCTCCTCTTATGTTTCCTTCTGATGCCATTTTTAATACTTTAATCAGCACCgtccttttcttttggatcgTCACTCTTGGTGTTCACTATAGCAACGTCTGGTATGGAAGCTATCTTCCCATTTGCAGTAATTCTATTGTGGATCATTTCGGAAGCTCTTATAATGTTAGTCGCATTCTTACCCCAGACTTCAGATTAGACCTAAAGTCCTTCCAAGAATACTCCCCTCTTTTTATGCCTAGCGCTTCTGCCGTATCCTTTGGtctttcctttgcttcTATGAGTGCCGTTATCTTTCACGTCGTCCTCTATTATGGTAAGGATATCTGGGCCCGCATTCGCAACCCTCCGAAACCAGATATCCATGAACGCCTTATGGAACAGTACAAAGAAGTCCCCTTTTGGTGGTACTTGTCCATCTTCATTGCCTTTTTCGGTATGATGATGGGCGTTTGCTATGGATGGCCCACTGAAACTCCTGCTTGGGTCGTCATTGTCGGTTTGATTTTCGCCGCCGTCTGGTTCATACCTGTTGGTGTTATTTATGCCATTACCAACGTCGAGCTTGGCATGAATGTCTTTACCGAATATATCGTTGGTTACATGTATCCCGGTCATCCTTTGGCTAATATGATCTTTAAGACTGTTGGCTACATCACTCAAGCACAAGCCCTGGCCTTTGTCAGTGATCTCAAGTTAGGTCACTACATGAAGGTTCCTCCAAGAATGATGTTTTGGACTCAAACCCTTGCCAGTATTTGGTCCTGCTTTGTTCAAATCGGCGTTTTAGATTGGGCTCTCGGTAACATTAAAAACGTATGTGATCCTGGTCAAACTGATGGCTACACCTGCCCTGGCGctaaaactttttttaattcctCCGTTATTTGGGGTGTAATCGGTCCTCAACGCATGTTCTCCGGCCAGTATCTTTACACTAATTTGCAATACTTTTGGCTTGCTGGTGCTCTTTCAACCGTTTTGTTTTGGGctttatggaaaaaatggCCTCAAAGATGGTGGGGCAAGCTCAGTGCTCCTATTATCTTTGGTGGTACGGGTATGCTGCCTCCTGCTACCCCTACCAATTATTTGGTATGGTGCGGCATTggtattttcttcaactacTTCATCAAGAAGAGATTCTATAGTTGGTGGGCAAAGTACAACTTCAATTTGTCCGCTGCCCTTGATACCGGTATGGAGCTGGCcctcatcatcatctttttctGCCTCCAACTCCCGAATGTTAGCTTTCCAAGCTGGTGGGGCAACGTTGGTGCGTTTGATACCATGGATGCAAGTGGCACTGCCGTCTTAAAGACCGTGAATGAAACTGCCGGCGAATTCTTTGGACCCACAAAGTGGTAATAACgatgttcttttttgtttttcttccgTTTATAGAGGTGGACGGACTGGACTGTCTTGAAAGTTGTTGCTAATTTTGATACCGATATCtcttctttatcttttacTTTATACTAATAGCTTTCTATGCTTCATTGCTTTATGTGTTTTATCTTATATTCGCTTTCAACGTTTTATTTATGTGATATATAATATACTGAATAATCattattttcgttttatgaaaagaatgtcCTTTTGTAAGAATCATGCTACAATCGTGTATCTCTTCTCTCTATGATCATGGTAAAAAGGGGAAGAAAATTCAGCAAGTAGTATGTAGAGCTTTGTTTAAACATAAAATCGATTGACGCTTGTGTCTTTCTACGATTTACCAACTATGGATGGATGCCAAGtggatgatgatgatgatgaaggcTGTTATCCAGCAAACACCAAAAACTACAcgcttttttgaaaagaatcaaccaaaaaatgtattctatatttttgtttatatacTCTGCCaattttgtcttctttAGGCATTTTCACGATTTCAAAAGACGTCATTGCAGACATcctttatttcttataGTAAAACAGTAAACGGTTTAAAGTATTCTCATACATAAACATTGACCGTTTGAAAACATTCA contains:
- the app1 gene encoding phosphatidate phosphatase converting phosphatidate to diacylglycerol, App1 — translated: MYHSLKRFFVNSEELSREASSSLLVTLFPQCFISSSGNGFQREPTQIAVHVQGWVREDPNAKPFSRKDRVMVSLLRRYVGLPPQDPVESNLSLQEETATFVNTSPLMESTNDSGEGLGMRGHSQSEPNLKYHTEESETVPPGQSNASVRSNYSLSNFVQRFMSPSTVSSYIASIGLKKCEHNFITRTANLLSRPIKNKTVLIEVYSTDDSFQEHCVAEFQAITDQNGYFILKEAIPYFKTRNNKFSVKAIAVGPLTTTEQARAVLNEVPVLSRTGVSIISDIDDTVKNTRVVEGSKKVAENTLLAPLNSQHIDGVSDWFRIMTNLGATLHFVSNSPWQLWPMLSEFFDTSNIPLISSLQLRHFSSVIQNLVEPAAQRKREALLHTIRNLGDRKLLLVGDNGEQDLDIYAEISTCFPDRVLGIFIRDVQTDFHGKERFQGTNDCSRVDLASTTERKQSKGKEIADKLKPRKLQKDVDVEHASEYYQLEKEQGTEPSTLQLHRYFTYRIFVEDKNTGYRKPKTQVEHVVTRLPNVHYLTPYSSTKYSNGAIQDWYIQLARARGQVAEKIPIVMWRKGEECVSFTKKLSDEHL
- the rpl26 gene encoding 60S ribosomal protein L26 — translated: MKFSRNVSDSRRKQRKAHFAAPSSVRRVLMSAPLSKELREQYNIRSLPVRRDDQVAVVRGSNKGREGKITSVYRKKFLLLIERVTREKANGASSPLGIDASKVVINKLHLDKDRKNLILRKGGKVE
- the isp4 gene encoding plasma membrane OPT oligopeptide transmembrane transporter family Isp4, with protein sequence MASTLDASISSSINISSPSHGGLGEEIHASESSTSLNSVKQSNKDANVNAYPIKDKDKKGEISSRSSDDIEKGDIVEGEYVDLENDSPYPEVRASVPSTDDPSMRCNTIRMWTIGFLFATVGSAVNMFFSLRNPPVTITVLIAQLVAYPCLKGWDLIFPDRQFRIGRLRFNFKPAPFNMKEHTLIVIMSSVSFGSAYSTDIILSQRAFYKQRFGFGYEICLTLATQLIGYGLAGVSRKILVRPASMVWPSNLVNCALMKTLHLPSKVAHLKSANGWNISAYRFFLIAFAGCFFWTWFPNYIFTALSLFAWVTWIKPKSPVVNQLFGESTGISLIPITFDWNSISGYLSSPLMFPSDAIFNTLISTVLFFWIVTLGVHYSNVWYGSYLPICSNSIVDHFGSSYNVSRILTPDFRLDLKSFQEYSPLFMPSASAVSFGLSFASMSAVIFHVVLYYGKDIWARIRNPPKPDIHERLMEQYKEVPFWWYLSIFIAFFGMMMGVCYGWPTETPAWVVIVGLIFAAVWFIPVGVIYAITNVELGMNVFTEYIVGYMYPGHPLANMIFKTVGYITQAQALAFVSDLKLGHYMKVPPRMMFWTQTLASIWSCFVQIGVLDWALGNIKNVCDPGQTDGYTCPGAKTFFNSSVIWGVIGPQRMFSGQYLYTNLQYFWLAGALSTVLFWALWKKWPQRWWGKLSAPIIFGGTGMLPPATPTNYLVWCGIGIFFNYFIKKRFYSWWAKYNFNLSAALDTGMELALIIIFFCLQLPNVSFPSWWGNVGAFDTMDASGTAVLKTVNETAGEFFGPTKW